One genomic window of Candidatus Hydrogenedentota bacterium includes the following:
- a CDS encoding SpoIIE family protein phosphatase → MASAVKGYLVLETGMPQGLRKPVGSSIIIGRTPDCGFVINDPSASRHHVEIVAHGTVFNWRDLGSTNGTILNGTRMIEGELRHGDKITIGATVLRFEIEADTPARPTPKSSAVSESTLTFGTDFNPSAQQGHSPAELLEAAYSVLNAISSNYETCSLQDQILETTMKAIRGQHGGIFFAGEGENQLAPCPVCHKVHTIREGRLERVNVDAVRISRTAARRVLTGGESVLYRDKITDSDLNMADSVMALNLRSIMCVPLRAKSKILGILYVDADRENHTYSRDDLLLCAAVGNGAGLAIENASMHQQILERQRIEQEIAHAWMIQQGFLIREWPTAGTGRFEVYGETRPARVAGGDFYDFVHVDADHAGILIGNVSGKGVPTSLSMAQLLAEFRRCAHYVVSPVEVLKSLNADLVKQSPNSTFCTLCYLTVNLATGRTLCANAGHHPALLIRPDGVELAGHASGQPAGVSASPTWVDAEWNLSAGDTVLLYTNGVVSARHSESGDELGIEGLARIARNFHAHPPRGLIEAVNDAVTAYCAPARPHDDCTMIALRRL, encoded by the coding sequence ATGGCCAGTGCAGTAAAAGGGTATCTGGTGCTGGAAACCGGAATGCCGCAGGGTTTGCGGAAACCGGTCGGTTCATCCATTATTATTGGACGGACCCCTGATTGCGGCTTTGTGATCAATGATCCCTCGGCGTCCCGGCACCATGTCGAAATTGTGGCGCATGGGACGGTGTTCAACTGGCGGGATCTGGGCAGCACGAACGGCACCATCCTCAACGGGACGCGGATGATCGAAGGCGAACTGCGTCACGGCGACAAAATCACCATCGGCGCCACCGTGCTCCGGTTTGAAATCGAGGCGGATACGCCCGCGCGCCCGACGCCCAAGTCAAGCGCCGTCTCGGAAAGCACACTGACCTTTGGGACCGATTTCAATCCCTCCGCCCAGCAGGGTCACAGCCCGGCAGAACTACTTGAAGCCGCCTATAGCGTGCTTAATGCGATCTCGTCGAACTACGAAACATGCAGTCTTCAGGATCAAATCCTCGAAACCACGATGAAGGCTATTCGCGGACAGCATGGGGGCATCTTCTTCGCCGGCGAAGGCGAGAACCAACTCGCTCCATGTCCGGTATGCCATAAAGTCCATACGATTCGCGAAGGACGCCTTGAGCGGGTGAATGTGGACGCTGTCCGAATCAGCCGGACGGCCGCGCGGCGGGTGCTGACGGGCGGCGAAAGCGTATTGTACCGGGACAAGATCACGGATTCGGATTTAAACATGGCGGACAGCGTCATGGCGTTGAACCTGCGATCGATTATGTGCGTACCGTTGCGGGCCAAGTCAAAAATCCTCGGGATTCTTTATGTGGATGCCGATCGGGAAAACCACACGTATTCTCGCGACGATCTCCTGTTGTGCGCCGCAGTGGGCAACGGGGCCGGGTTGGCCATCGAGAACGCCTCGATGCACCAGCAAATCCTCGAACGGCAGCGCATCGAGCAGGAAATCGCGCATGCGTGGATGATTCAGCAGGGTTTTCTTATCCGCGAATGGCCAACAGCCGGCACGGGCCGGTTCGAGGTATACGGTGAAACAAGGCCCGCGCGCGTGGCCGGAGGCGATTTTTACGATTTCGTGCACGTGGACGCCGACCATGCCGGCATTCTGATAGGAAACGTAAGCGGCAAGGGCGTACCAACGTCGCTTTCGATGGCGCAACTGCTGGCGGAGTTCCGCCGGTGCGCCCATTATGTCGTTTCGCCCGTCGAGGTGCTCAAATCGCTCAACGCCGACCTTGTCAAACAGTCCCCAAACAGCACGTTCTGCACCTTGTGCTATCTCACGGTCAATTTGGCGACCGGCCGGACGCTTTGCGCCAACGCGGGACACCATCCGGCATTGCTTATCCGGCCGGATGGCGTCGAACTCGCAGGGCACGCATCGGGACAGCCGGCCGGCGTTTCGGCCTCGCCGACATGGGTTGACGCGGAATGGAACTTGTCCGCGGGCGACACCGTCCTACTGTATACGAATGGCGTTGTATCGGCGCGCCATTCGGAATCCGGCGACGAACTCGGCATCGAAGGGCTCGCTCGCATCGCCCGGAATTTTCACGCGCATCCCCCACGCGGATTGATAGAAGCCGTCAACGATGCCGTCACCGCCTATTGCGCGCCCGCCCGGCCGCACGACGATTGCACGATGATCGCCCTACGGCGGCTCTGA
- a CDS encoding tetratricopeptide repeat protein yields the protein MISCPYCGKLTDPNLEHCPHCGGRVEPKRMTPSPKGSTGSTQRQTCPNCHALVQDGDIICIACGTNLLTGQKIVGGQQAAVSVSAPSRNMTWIVAAVVLAILALLAGIFLFFLLTRDPVAQAIELSRAGKELEASTVLEKHLAKHDTDPRAHYEMGRIQWRMSQYSAAAVSFEKASQLQPGNKDAAWLAVVALGQPGAGADARSRQLAVLKRLTENDPRDVRAWRLTALLKADGGDSAGAREAIQRVLELAPGDSLVLQQQAIAKALEGDYAGAAQDLKSLPPSGDVQAALGFVADAQGNADEALANFKEAVNAGTSVRAETLARLGALLVARGNYEEATPIVNEANSADKSNAAVQFLRASCLRVNGLLPEAAAEYEAIGQAGGPQAAEALVRAADLYIEQGNPAKAAELLDKAEQTGKTSAAMHTIRGRLFAVNGEMDRALEFFRRALQLDAQYAPAHLESGLLYARRVAFPEAIAALENYIKALGDRREGMHATEVELLIEHLKQAAGQTAGSGRIPS from the coding sequence ATGATTAGTTGTCCGTATTGCGGCAAATTGACCGACCCCAATCTCGAACACTGTCCGCATTGCGGGGGCCGTGTCGAACCCAAACGCATGACGCCGTCCCCCAAAGGTTCGACCGGTTCCACGCAACGCCAGACATGTCCGAATTGCCATGCGCTCGTGCAGGATGGCGACATCATTTGCATTGCGTGTGGCACGAACTTGCTAACCGGCCAGAAGATTGTGGGCGGACAGCAAGCCGCGGTGTCCGTTTCGGCGCCGTCGCGGAACATGACGTGGATTGTGGCTGCGGTGGTTCTGGCGATTCTGGCGTTGTTGGCGGGTATTTTTCTTTTTTTTCTCTTGACGCGTGACCCGGTGGCGCAAGCCATCGAGCTGTCACGCGCGGGCAAGGAACTGGAAGCCTCCACGGTTCTTGAAAAACATCTTGCGAAACACGATACGGATCCGCGCGCCCATTATGAAATGGGACGGATCCAATGGCGCATGAGCCAGTATTCCGCCGCGGCCGTGTCATTCGAAAAGGCCTCGCAATTGCAGCCCGGTAACAAGGATGCGGCGTGGCTGGCCGTCGTCGCGCTGGGCCAGCCGGGCGCAGGCGCCGACGCCCGTAGCCGCCAGTTGGCGGTTCTCAAGCGCCTGACCGAAAACGATCCGCGGGACGTACGGGCATGGAGGCTTACCGCCTTGCTCAAGGCGGACGGTGGCGATTCGGCGGGTGCGCGGGAAGCCATCCAACGCGTGCTCGAATTGGCGCCAGGCGATTCGCTGGTTCTCCAGCAACAGGCCATCGCAAAAGCGCTGGAAGGCGATTACGCGGGCGCCGCGCAGGATCTCAAGTCGCTTCCGCCGTCCGGGGATGTCCAAGCAGCCCTTGGTTTTGTCGCGGATGCGCAAGGCAATGCCGACGAGGCGCTGGCGAATTTCAAGGAAGCCGTAAACGCCGGCACATCGGTGCGCGCTGAAACGCTGGCGCGTCTCGGCGCCTTGCTGGTAGCGCGCGGAAACTATGAAGAGGCCACGCCGATCGTGAACGAGGCCAATTCCGCCGACAAGTCCAATGCCGCCGTGCAATTTCTGAGGGCGTCCTGCCTGCGTGTAAACGGTCTGCTTCCCGAAGCGGCGGCTGAATACGAGGCGATTGGACAGGCGGGCGGCCCGCAAGCCGCGGAGGCGCTCGTGCGCGCGGCGGATTTGTACATCGAGCAGGGTAATCCGGCAAAGGCTGCGGAACTCCTCGACAAGGCCGAACAGACCGGAAAAACCAGCGCCGCCATGCACACGATTCGCGGGCGTCTGTTCGCCGTGAACGGCGAGATGGACCGCGCCTTGGAGTTCTTTCGGCGGGCATTGCAACTTGACGCCCAATATGCTCCGGCCCATCTGGAATCGGGTCTTCTTTATGCCCGGCGCGTGGCATTTCCGGAAGCGATAGCCGCGCTGGAAAATTATATCAAGGCACTGGGCGATCGCCGGGAGGGGATGCACGCCACCGAGGTCGAATTGCTCATCGAACACCTGAAACAAGCCGCCGGCCAGACCGCCGGATCCGGGAGGATCCCGTCATGA
- a CDS encoding sigma-70 family RNA polymerase sigma factor has protein sequence MSESSHTAGSGRSEEFEKMVLEHLNMLYAVALRLTRNAMDAQDLTQNAVVKALRFHDKFQDGTYIKAWLLTILRNTFINEYRSKARRLDSVELTGAEAAPVPSPESAAVGKDPVESKADLLELLDDEVKAALDSLPEDFRVAVIMADLEEKSYKEIADSIGCPIGTVMSRLFRGRKLMRNRLQNYARQHRLLPGGKTGKPATRLADAQ, from the coding sequence ATGAGCGAGTCGAGTCATACAGCCGGCAGCGGACGTTCAGAAGAGTTCGAGAAGATGGTTCTCGAACATCTGAACATGCTGTATGCCGTGGCGTTGCGTCTCACGCGCAATGCCATGGACGCCCAGGATCTGACTCAAAACGCCGTCGTCAAGGCCTTGCGGTTTCACGACAAATTCCAGGACGGGACCTATATCAAGGCGTGGCTGTTGACCATCCTGCGCAACACCTTCATCAACGAATACCGAAGCAAGGCCCGGCGGCTGGATTCGGTCGAATTGACCGGCGCGGAAGCGGCGCCGGTCCCGAGTCCGGAATCGGCGGCCGTCGGAAAAGATCCGGTGGAATCCAAGGCCGATCTATTGGAATTGTTGGATGACGAGGTCAAGGCCGCCCTCGATTCACTGCCCGAAGATTTTCGCGTGGCAGTCATCATGGCCGATCTGGAGGAGAAATCCTACAAGGAAATTGCCGACAGTATCGGGTGCCCCATCGGAACCGTCATGTCGCGCCTGTTTCGCGGTCGAAAACTCATGCGAAACCGCCTACAGAACTATGCGCGCCAACACCGTCTTCTGCCGGGCGGCAAAACCGGAAAGCCGGCCACGCGCCTCGCCGACGCGCAATAA
- a CDS encoding YajD family HNH nuclease has protein sequence MHRLPSGGKPLDSEAKLRILAGIRQEQADREQSYRGQALKLFPHVCARCGREFSGKRLRELTVHHKDNDHMNNPPDGSNWELLCLYCHDDAHEAYERAGGRLPDSGGEPSLGFRPFEGLQRLLKARENEAASE, from the coding sequence ATGCACAGGTTGCCGAGCGGCGGCAAACCGCTGGATTCGGAAGCGAAGTTGCGGATTCTGGCGGGAATACGGCAGGAACAGGCGGATCGAGAACAGAGTTATCGAGGACAGGCGCTCAAGTTGTTTCCGCATGTGTGCGCGCGGTGCGGGCGTGAATTTTCGGGCAAGCGTCTCCGCGAACTGACTGTCCACCATAAAGACAACGATCACATGAACAACCCGCCCGATGGAAGCAACTGGGAATTGCTTTGTCTGTACTGCCATGACGACGCCCACGAGGCGTATGAGCGCGCCGGCGGGCGATTGCCGGACAGCGGTGGCGAACCGTCGTTGGGATTTCGTCCTTTTGAGGGTTTGCAGCGATTGTTGAAGGCGCGGGAAAACGAAGCCGCTTCGGAATAG
- the nadA gene encoding quinolinate synthase NadA, which translates to MPEDRGIVQDAPSVEETLRRMQAKLNGVVPEFELPPKAELAFRINRMKRERNAVILGHNYMEPALYHSVPDYTGDSLELSRISAQTSADVIIFCGVQFMAETAKVLNPNKTVLIPAEKAGCSLAEGIGVEDVRRLRELYPGAPVVTYVNTYAAVKAESDYCCTSGNATAVVRHLFDQGHEHVVFLPDDYLARNTAADLDAAYAAAPEPATPGRKTVIGWNVRCEVHELYTVQDVERLRGQFPDAVILAHPECHPDVIALVDYKGSTKGMLEYIRNEDAPRYILLTECTMADNVAAEFPHREMVRACNLRCKHMNLITLEQTLAALENLQFAIELPGDIIDRARVPIDRMLAIR; encoded by the coding sequence ATGCCGGAAGATCGTGGAATCGTTCAGGACGCGCCCAGCGTGGAAGAAACCTTGCGCCGCATGCAGGCCAAGCTGAACGGTGTCGTGCCTGAATTCGAATTGCCGCCCAAGGCCGAACTGGCTTTTCGTATCAATCGCATGAAACGCGAACGCAACGCGGTGATTCTCGGCCATAACTACATGGAACCGGCGCTGTATCACAGCGTGCCGGACTATACGGGCGATTCGCTGGAGTTGTCGCGCATTTCCGCCCAAACCAGCGCGGATGTCATTATTTTCTGCGGTGTGCAATTCATGGCGGAAACCGCCAAGGTGCTAAATCCCAATAAAACGGTGCTCATTCCGGCGGAAAAGGCCGGCTGTTCGCTTGCCGAGGGGATCGGCGTCGAGGATGTCCGCCGCCTGAGGGAACTGTATCCCGGCGCGCCTGTCGTGACCTATGTGAACACCTATGCCGCCGTCAAGGCCGAAAGCGACTACTGCTGCACCTCGGGCAACGCAACCGCGGTTGTCCGGCACTTGTTCGATCAGGGACACGAGCACGTCGTTTTTCTACCCGACGACTATCTCGCGCGGAATACCGCCGCCGACCTGGACGCGGCCTATGCCGCCGCGCCGGAACCCGCCACGCCGGGCCGCAAGACGGTCATCGGATGGAACGTGCGCTGTGAAGTTCACGAGTTGTATACGGTGCAGGACGTCGAGCGCCTGCGCGGGCAATTTCCCGACGCGGTCATTCTGGCCCATCCGGAATGCCACCCGGACGTCATCGCCCTTGTGGATTATAAAGGCAGCACCAAGGGCATGCTCGAATATATCCGAAACGAGGATGCGCCCCGCTATATCCTGCTGACGGAATGCACGATGGCGGACAACGTCGCCGCCGAGTTCCCCCACCGCGAAATGGTCCGCGCCTGCAATCTCCGATGCAAACACATGAACCTGATTACGCTGGAACAAACCCTTGCCGCGCTTGAAAACCTTCAGTTTGCCATCGAACTGCCCGGCGACATCATCGATCGCGCGCGGGTGCCCATTGACCGCATGCTGGCTATCCGGTAG
- a CDS encoding DUF2961 domain-containing protein: MEANPFTAWNLGMIPMISGAKTRSISAENPTGAPGSGAMAEPEPEPDGRANPARVLGKGWKARPFIGIAAGATATLADIEGPGVIQHIWITTRPEAYRTCVLRCYWDGETEPSVEVPLGDFFACGHGLRTLVNSMPIVVNPVGGFNSYWPMPFGQSCRITIENQGEEFLRLLFYQITYALTDVPADAGRFHAQWRRSMTSRDCPEHVIVDGLEGRGHYSGTYLAWTQLSNCWWGEGEVKFYIDDDTAYPTICGTGTEDYVGGAWCFAEGGQPPQVYSTPFLGLPLARQIAGEAPRYGMYRWHIPDPIRFERKFRATVQALGWWPGHRFQPLTDDIASVAYWYQIEPHAPYPVFPPMDERWPR, encoded by the coding sequence ATGGAAGCCAATCCGTTCACGGCATGGAACCTTGGCATGATCCCGATGATCAGCGGGGCCAAAACACGCTCCATCAGCGCGGAAAATCCGACGGGCGCGCCCGGCTCCGGCGCCATGGCAGAGCCCGAACCCGAACCCGACGGGCGCGCCAATCCCGCCCGTGTGCTCGGCAAAGGCTGGAAGGCGCGGCCTTTCATTGGGATTGCCGCGGGCGCCACGGCCACGCTGGCCGATATCGAAGGGCCGGGCGTCATTCAGCATATCTGGATCACGACACGCCCGGAAGCCTACCGGACCTGCGTGCTCCGCTGTTATTGGGACGGCGAGACGGAACCCAGCGTCGAAGTTCCGCTCGGCGATTTTTTTGCGTGCGGCCATGGCCTGCGCACCCTTGTGAATTCGATGCCCATCGTGGTCAATCCCGTCGGCGGCTTCAATTCGTACTGGCCGATGCCCTTCGGGCAATCGTGCCGGATAACCATTGAAAATCAGGGCGAGGAATTTCTGCGGCTGCTTTTTTACCAGATTACCTATGCGCTGACGGATGTACCCGCCGATGCCGGCCGTTTTCACGCGCAATGGAGGCGTTCGATGACCTCGCGCGACTGCCCGGAGCATGTCATCGTGGACGGTCTTGAAGGCCGGGGCCATTATTCGGGCACATATCTGGCGTGGACCCAACTTTCCAACTGCTGGTGGGGTGAAGGCGAGGTTAAATTTTATATTGACGACGATACGGCATATCCGACGATTTGCGGAACCGGAACCGAGGACTACGTCGGCGGCGCATGGTGTTTCGCCGAAGGCGGCCAACCGCCGCAAGTGTATTCAACGCCTTTTCTCGGTCTCCCGCTCGCCCGGCAAATCGCCGGCGAAGCGCCCCGCTACGGCATGTACCGCTGGCATATTCCCGATCCTATCCGTTTCGAGCGGAAATTCCGCGCAACGGTCCAAGCCTTGGGATGGTGGCCCGGGCACCGCTTCCAGCCTCTTACCGACGACATTGCCAGCGTGGCGTACTGGTATCAAATAGAACCCCATGCACCGTATCCCGTGTTCCCCCCCATGGATGAGCGATGGCCGCGATAG
- a CDS encoding sulfotransferase, with protein MPVKMLFVIGAPRSGTTMLERMLASHSMIMGGPEPHLLTPLAHLGVWAKVDKAPYDHILAAESQKLFVESLPNKEQDYWTACRAYCDVLYGQYLKTSGKPICMDKTPAYALILPFMAKVFPDAKYVVITRHPIATFSSYANSFFDGDYHAAQQYNPILNRYVPALANFLRQKETPYVHVKYEDLVKNPETWMERIYDYIGVPFERETIEYGKNASEDQRTKGLGDPIGVRQHTRPSTASVKKWVEDLATDTSRLNLMIEILEQIPQEDLETIGYPLGTLLKPLEEVDGTKIVRKVPKLTRYRLERKAIIRLRAMAKKHGLLHKMLKRVQLACDVLLRE; from the coding sequence ATGCCGGTCAAGATGCTGTTTGTGATAGGAGCGCCGCGTTCGGGCACGACCATGCTTGAACGCATGCTGGCCTCGCATTCAATGATCATGGGCGGTCCCGAACCGCATTTGCTGACCCCGCTCGCCCACTTGGGCGTTTGGGCCAAAGTGGACAAGGCGCCCTATGACCACATCTTGGCCGCGGAATCGCAAAAACTCTTTGTCGAGTCGCTGCCAAACAAGGAACAGGACTATTGGACGGCTTGCCGCGCGTACTGTGATGTGCTTTATGGACAATACCTCAAGACAAGCGGCAAACCCATTTGCATGGACAAGACCCCGGCCTACGCGCTGATACTCCCCTTTATGGCCAAAGTCTTCCCGGATGCAAAATACGTCGTTATTACACGGCATCCGATTGCGACATTTTCGTCGTATGCCAACTCGTTTTTCGACGGCGATTATCATGCGGCGCAACAATACAACCCGATCCTGAACCGCTATGTGCCCGCGCTGGCGAACTTTCTGCGCCAGAAGGAAACGCCCTATGTCCATGTTAAATACGAGGACTTGGTCAAAAATCCCGAAACGTGGATGGAACGCATCTACGATTACATCGGCGTGCCGTTTGAAAGGGAAACCATCGAGTATGGGAAAAATGCCTCGGAAGATCAGCGAACCAAAGGACTTGGCGATCCAATTGGCGTGCGGCAGCATACGCGGCCCTCGACGGCCTCGGTCAAGAAATGGGTCGAGGATTTGGCCACGGACACCTCGCGCCTCAATCTGATGATCGAAATCCTCGAGCAGATCCCGCAGGAAGACTTGGAAACCATCGGCTATCCGCTCGGAACGCTGCTCAAACCGCTTGAGGAGGTTGACGGAACGAAAATTGTCCGAAAAGTTCCAAAACTGACACGATACCGCCTTGAACGCAAGGCCATCATCCGTCTTCGCGCCATGGCCAAGAAGCACGGATTGCTCCACAAGATGCTCAAGCGCGTGCAACTTGCCTGTGACGTGTTGTTGAGGGAATAG
- a CDS encoding hemerythrin domain-containing protein codes for MLRWREDRYGTGIPIIDEQHKALFGHIVELLKASEAEERVAEFQSMIEFLGEYANNHFDCEEALMEQRGCSKLRENREDHHWFRDELGRIRAMLSQYGNTEPLREMVMGLLVQWLEVHIAGVDTGLREPVRA; via the coding sequence ATGTTGCGATGGCGTGAGGACCGTTACGGGACCGGTATCCCAATCATTGACGAGCAGCACAAGGCGCTGTTTGGCCATATCGTCGAACTGTTGAAAGCGTCCGAAGCGGAAGAACGCGTTGCGGAATTTCAATCCATGATCGAATTTCTCGGCGAGTATGCCAACAATCATTTCGACTGCGAAGAGGCCCTGATGGAACAACGCGGTTGCTCGAAACTCCGCGAAAACCGAGAGGATCACCATTGGTTTCGCGACGAATTGGGACGGATTCGCGCCATGCTCTCCCAATACGGAAACACCGAGCCGTTGCGGGAAATGGTCATGGGCCTGCTCGTGCAATGGCTCGAAGTCCATATTGCAGGCGTTGACACCGGCCTTCGCGAGCCGGTGCGCGCATGA
- a CDS encoding bifunctional homocysteine S-methyltransferase/methylenetetrahydrofolate reductase: protein MDTKIGFAEALRGGVLIFDGAMGTEIYKHNIQSFRNFDELCVSDPGIIRGIHAAYCNAGADVLTTNSFGANRLALNKYGLGDRVREINAAAVALAREVALQADRTVYVGGSVGPVLRESPDDDVLGALREQTGSLIDAGADCILFETLPTRESAENCAEIMKEWPNFPFVLSYRVFDDCESAAGEPLSRLMAPLPEGMPMPVAWGMNCGIGPDALLTATERAVGLIDRPLIVQPNAGRAKEVAGRQILFCTPDYLGGYAKRYLDLGVRGIGGCCGTTPDHIKEIAQRIKPLARSSGRAAAIVVASETPAKEPMAFQHKSRLAWRLANGKWSTSVELIPPRGYDLGDTIQKARTLHHHGVDAVNIPDGPRASSRLSPLITSQQIQREAQIEVILHFCCRDRNLIGMQADLLACAACEIRNILFVTGDPPKLGNYPFASGVFDMDSIGLCAVQRRLNQGIDLGGQAIEPQTHAAIGVGADPTALDFEREIRRFHEKIAAGAEFAITQPVFDLDALFRFLDRVACLNIPILAGIWPLASLRNAQFLQNEVPGVTVPDSIMDRMAAAGGKEDQRRVGIEIAREAIERLRDSVAGVQISPPFGNVQTALAVIE from the coding sequence ATGGATACCAAGATCGGTTTCGCGGAAGCCCTGCGCGGGGGCGTGCTCATTTTCGACGGCGCAATGGGCACGGAGATTTACAAACACAATATTCAGTCGTTTCGGAACTTCGACGAACTCTGCGTATCGGATCCCGGCATTATTCGCGGCATTCATGCGGCCTATTGCAACGCGGGGGCGGACGTTCTGACGACGAATTCGTTCGGGGCGAACCGTCTTGCATTGAACAAATATGGGCTGGGGGATCGGGTCCGGGAAATCAATGCCGCTGCCGTGGCGTTGGCGCGGGAAGTGGCCCTTCAGGCGGATCGCACGGTCTACGTGGGCGGTTCCGTGGGGCCGGTGTTGCGGGAATCGCCCGACGACGACGTCCTTGGCGCGTTGCGCGAACAGACGGGGAGCCTGATTGACGCGGGGGCCGATTGCATCCTGTTTGAAACCCTGCCGACGCGCGAGTCGGCGGAAAACTGCGCGGAGATCATGAAGGAGTGGCCGAATTTTCCTTTTGTCCTTTCCTATCGCGTGTTCGACGATTGCGAGAGCGCGGCGGGCGAGCCGCTTTCACGGCTTATGGCGCCGTTGCCGGAGGGCATGCCCATGCCCGTGGCTTGGGGTATGAACTGTGGGATTGGGCCGGATGCGCTGTTGACGGCCACCGAACGCGCCGTCGGATTGATTGACCGGCCGCTGATTGTCCAACCGAACGCCGGACGGGCCAAGGAAGTTGCCGGGCGGCAAATCCTTTTTTGCACGCCGGACTATCTCGGCGGCTACGCCAAGCGTTACCTGGATCTCGGCGTTCGCGGCATCGGCGGCTGTTGCGGCACGACGCCCGATCACATCAAGGAAATCGCCCAACGGATCAAGCCGCTCGCGCGCAGTTCCGGCAGGGCGGCCGCAATCGTCGTGGCATCCGAAACGCCCGCGAAGGAACCGATGGCGTTCCAGCATAAGTCGCGGCTCGCGTGGCGTCTCGCCAACGGGAAGTGGTCCACGTCGGTCGAATTGATTCCGCCGCGCGGATACGACTTGGGCGACACGATCCAGAAAGCAAGAACGCTCCACCATCACGGCGTGGACGCGGTCAATATTCCCGACGGTCCCCGCGCGAGTTCGCGCCTGTCGCCGTTGATTACCTCGCAGCAAATCCAACGCGAAGCGCAAATCGAAGTGATCCTGCATTTCTGCTGCCGCGACCGAAACCTCATCGGCATGCAGGCGGACCTGCTCGCCTGCGCGGCGTGCGAGATCCGAAATATCCTCTTCGTCACCGGCGATCCGCCCAAACTCGGCAATTATCCCTTTGCGAGCGGTGTGTTCGACATGGACTCGATCGGTCTGTGCGCGGTCCAAAGGCGTCTCAACCAGGGCATTGATCTTGGAGGGCAAGCCATCGAACCGCAAACCCACGCGGCCATTGGAGTCGGCGCCGATCCAACCGCCCTCGATTTCGAGCGTGAAATCAGGCGTTTTCATGAAAAGATCGCGGCGGGCGCCGAATTCGCCATTACGCAACCGGTCTTCGATCTCGACGCCTTGTTTCGGTTTCTTGACCGTGTGGCATGCCTGAACATCCCCATTCTGGCCGGAATCTGGCCGTTGGCCAGCCTGCGAAACGCGCAGTTCCTGCAAAACGAGGTGCCGGGCGTGACTGTTCCGGATAGCATCATGGATCGCATGGCTGCGGCCGGCGGCAAGGAGGACCAGCGCCGTGTCGGCATCGAGATTGCCCGCGAGGCGATCGAACGGTTGCGCGACAGCGTTGCGGGCGTGCAGATCAGCCCGCCCTTTGGAAACGTGCAAACGGCTTTGGCCGTTATCGAATAA